The proteins below come from a single Chitinophaga pinensis DSM 2588 genomic window:
- a CDS encoding ferritin-like domain-containing protein: MFIRKTRSVASNGKEEGIAMPNVHRRTFLKYAGMGAMGAAVITAGSLAGCSSEDGGGDVAPGTGVSLGSGDFAVLNYAFALEQLEAAFYTQVVATPYTGISDVERIFLTDIRNHEIAHREFFRKALGTNAIPNLTVDFSTIDFTSRDKVLAAAKTFEDLGVAAYNGAGKFITTPNYLVLAGKIVSVEARHAALIRDLISNGSFASDADANGLDFAKTPQDVFAAAKVYIKTEIDTNTLPK; encoded by the coding sequence ATGTTCATACGGAAAACCCGCTCCGTGGCCAGTAATGGTAAGGAGGAAGGTATTGCCATGCCCAATGTACATCGTCGTACTTTTCTCAAATACGCTGGTATGGGAGCTATGGGAGCTGCTGTTATTACCGCCGGATCATTAGCTGGCTGTAGCAGTGAAGATGGCGGTGGTGATGTTGCTCCAGGTACAGGAGTAAGTCTAGGTAGCGGTGACTTTGCAGTGTTAAATTATGCCTTTGCATTAGAACAACTGGAAGCAGCCTTTTATACGCAGGTAGTAGCAACTCCGTACACAGGTATTTCAGATGTGGAACGCATCTTCCTCACCGACATCCGGAATCATGAAATAGCGCACAGAGAATTTTTCCGTAAAGCGCTTGGAACAAATGCAATACCTAATCTGACAGTAGATTTCTCCACCATTGATTTTACCAGCAGGGATAAAGTACTCGCTGCTGCAAAAACCTTCGAAGATCTGGGTGTTGCAGCCTATAACGGAGCAGGGAAATTTATCACTACCCCCAACTATCTGGTGCTCGCCGGTAAAATAGTATCTGTTGAAGCAAGACATGCCGCATTGATCAGGGACCTTATCAGTAACGGTTCTTTCGCATCTGATGCAGATGCCAACGGATTAGATTTTGCGAAAACGCCGCAGGATGTATTTGCGGCAGCAAAGGTGTATATCAAGACAGAGATCGACACTAATACGTTGCCGAAATAA
- a CDS encoding ferritin-like domain-containing protein — MNLQNIFSELEKQDAELSGRLDTRRDAMKQFRNIGRVLALSAIPLALGSMLKKAYGRTPQDVLGVLNYALTLEYLEAEFYATAITKTSLFPTPAALAAFTTIANHEAAHVALLKGAISGAGGTPVTKPTFDFAGGALNLPTFTDYPTLLTVAQAFEDTGVRAYKGKATVLMENPAVLTVALQIHSVEARHAAHLRYMRRNLTSAPQPALKPWITNAENNVAIIQPVYAGEDNDVQAGVTITGIATQVDKAAATEAFDEFLTEDAVLAIAGNFIKK; from the coding sequence ATGAATCTTCAAAATATATTCTCTGAACTAGAAAAACAGGACGCCGAACTATCCGGACGTCTTGATACCCGCAGAGATGCGATGAAGCAATTCCGGAATATAGGCCGTGTACTGGCATTATCAGCTATTCCGCTTGCATTAGGCAGCATGTTGAAAAAGGCTTACGGACGCACTCCGCAGGATGTGTTGGGTGTATTGAATTATGCGCTCACACTGGAATACCTGGAAGCTGAATTTTATGCGACCGCTATTACTAAAACCTCTTTATTCCCTACACCTGCTGCACTGGCCGCATTTACAACTATTGCCAACCATGAAGCAGCTCACGTAGCACTATTAAAAGGAGCGATCAGCGGCGCTGGCGGTACACCTGTTACTAAGCCTACTTTCGACTTCGCCGGTGGTGCGCTTAATCTGCCTACGTTCACAGACTATCCGACACTGTTAACAGTAGCACAGGCATTCGAAGACACCGGTGTACGGGCTTATAAAGGCAAAGCAACGGTGTTGATGGAAAATCCGGCGGTACTCACTGTAGCGCTGCAGATTCATTCCGTAGAGGCACGCCATGCAGCACATTTACGTTATATGCGCAGGAACCTTACATCAGCACCGCAACCGGCATTAAAGCCCTGGATCACCAATGCAGAGAACAATGTAGCGATCATCCAACCGGTATATGCCGGAGAAGATAACGATGTTCAGGCAGGCGTCACCATTACGGGTATTGCGACGCAGGTAGATAAAGCTGCTGCGACAGAAGCCTTTGATGAATTCCTGACGGAAGACGCGGTACTTGCTATTGCAGGAAACTTCATCAAAAAATAA
- a CDS encoding esterase-like activity of phytase family protein, with translation MRKLLLLAVLLGACTAAKKTVVTEAPVPAISSLKLLHKYVVPYNRPFNRTTIGGLSGIDYDTARNVYYIISDDRSEHQPARFYTAQIPLSGKAGDSVVFKDVTSLRMRNGNVYPSNAEFAPDPEAMRYNPRTRRLIWSSEGERLLSPTGYIINDPGVYEIDMNGLLQDSFYLPGQFQMHASESGPRRNGVFEGLSLTPDGQNLFVSLEEPRYEDGPRADFKDTSAFVRLIKYDMKNRKAVAQYAYKLEPVAHEPVPANDFRVNGISDVIALSANKLLVMERSYSSGVKNNTIRVFTVEILDATNINNVASLKTTKNFIPVKKTLLLNFDDLHTYVDNVEGMTFGPILPNGHRSMIFVADNNFDKREETQFFIFEVE, from the coding sequence ATGAGAAAATTATTACTATTGGCCGTCTTACTCGGAGCCTGTACTGCCGCCAAAAAAACGGTCGTTACTGAAGCCCCTGTACCGGCTATTTCATCCCTAAAGCTGTTGCATAAGTATGTAGTGCCATACAACAGGCCATTTAACCGTACCACAATCGGAGGACTATCGGGCATAGATTACGATACCGCCCGTAACGTCTATTATATCATCTCTGATGACAGGTCAGAACATCAGCCAGCCAGGTTCTATACGGCGCAGATACCGCTATCCGGTAAAGCAGGCGACAGTGTGGTCTTTAAAGACGTCACGTCCCTGCGTATGCGGAACGGCAATGTCTATCCTTCCAATGCTGAATTTGCACCTGATCCGGAGGCGATGCGTTATAATCCGCGTACCAGAAGACTGATATGGAGCAGTGAAGGGGAGCGCCTGCTTTCTCCGACCGGCTATATCATCAATGACCCCGGCGTTTATGAAATTGACATGAACGGCTTGCTGCAGGATAGTTTTTATTTACCGGGACAGTTTCAGATGCATGCTTCTGAAAGCGGTCCGAGACGCAATGGCGTATTTGAAGGTCTGAGCCTTACTCCTGATGGACAAAACCTTTTTGTCAGCCTGGAAGAGCCTCGTTATGAAGACGGTCCGAGAGCAGATTTCAAAGATACCAGCGCCTTTGTACGACTGATCAAGTATGATATGAAAAACCGTAAGGCAGTTGCTCAGTATGCTTACAAGCTGGAGCCTGTTGCCCACGAGCCGGTACCTGCCAATGACTTCCGGGTAAATGGTATTTCAGATGTAATTGCTTTATCAGCCAACAAGCTGCTGGTAATGGAACGCTCTTACTCCAGTGGTGTAAAGAATAATACGATCAGGGTATTCACAGTAGAAATACTGGATGCTACTAATATTAACAATGTAGCGTCTTTAAAGACGACTAAAAACTTTATACCAGTAAAGAAAACGCTTTTGTTGAATTTCGACGACCTACATACCTATGTAGACAATGTGGAGGGTATGACTTTCGGTCCGATATTACCAAATGGACACAGAAGTATGATATTTGTAGCCGATAATAACTTCGACAAAAGAGAGGAAACACAGTTCTTTATATTTGAAGTAGAGTAG
- a CDS encoding SusC/RagA family TonB-linked outer membrane protein codes for MKSKFTRFMRIAVQGTLALLMTLQAFSQSRKISGKVLDNRDNSPLPGVSVQLKGTATGTQTKADGTYSIDAPSGSTIVFSFIGYLPQEKVVNGASTINVSMSSDVKSLQDVVVVGYGTQRRSDLTGSVASVKTAQLEERPAASVNQALAGRIPGVQVNTNSGRPGGQTNVRIRGFSSINTTSNPLYVIDGVVIPVGAQTQNSNAIDFLNPNEIASVEVLKDASSTAIYGARGANGVILVTTKRGNASGSRVTYDAGLSYNIPGPHRVEMLNAREYMQVEDLAWKNAEIYDPVGWAAGNYVSKDPKIKRSNPLLFDSNGNPLYDTDWFKESVQKKVSHSHQLGFTGGDENSQFGLFLGYRNDQGLLLNSYLKRYSARFTFDSQMKPWLKVGGSLGYTNQDENLVDIGTGGLNSVRMITEALPFLPVKMPDGTYSNNKLYPGAEGGSNPVHILTDRKYVLQTQNVLGNAYATISLAKGLEFRSVVGANVVTRGRNEWNGRSLLDISATQKGIAIVANDRETYWSFENYLTYNKRFNQVHSISALAGLGWQKDNIFGFNVRGENFSTDYFQTNSIGSAGLIPSSGAASRNLGFAFNSYFGRVNYSYKDKYLATITGRVDGSSKFGPNNKYAIFPSGALAWRVSEEPFLKGNPTISTLKVRTSYGLTGNSEIDPYSSLSLLAANNDYAFPLNGQKVQGVGTNRLANEDLKWEKTAQYDFGVELGLLKNRISLEADVYYRKTTDMLLEAPVPTTSGYTIIRKNIGSMENKGLEIGINSVNVETKDFTWTTTFNISFNKNKILALATPADVFGVGGPNFTNQTNILRVGQPVGSFWGLVREGTWSTKEAAEAAQFKDYRGGKPILPGDIKYRDVNGDHAINDADRMIIGNGNPDGWGGFFNTFKYKNLDLTIELQFVYGNDVLNMTHHSGEDRTGLANSFKSVLNYWTEDHQNTDIAAPRDPAAGYVTNVDTRWVENGSFLRGRNLGLGYNFSPESLKRLHLSKLRLYASVQNFFLVTKFSGNDPEVSTYTQPFAQGQTFFDYPKPTTFQLGANVAF; via the coding sequence ATGAAGTCTAAATTCACACGTTTCATGAGGATTGCTGTGCAAGGAACATTAGCATTGCTAATGACATTGCAGGCGTTCTCACAAAGCCGGAAGATCTCCGGAAAAGTCCTCGACAACCGGGACAATTCGCCTCTCCCCGGGGTTTCTGTACAACTTAAAGGCACGGCGACTGGTACACAAACAAAAGCAGATGGTACGTATAGTATAGATGCTCCAAGTGGAAGTACGATCGTATTCTCCTTCATCGGCTACCTGCCGCAGGAGAAGGTGGTTAATGGCGCCAGCACCATTAACGTCAGCATGTCCTCTGACGTAAAATCACTCCAGGACGTTGTAGTAGTAGGTTATGGTACCCAGAGACGTTCTGACCTGACGGGTTCCGTAGCATCTGTTAAAACCGCTCAGCTGGAAGAAAGACCGGCAGCATCTGTGAACCAGGCGCTGGCAGGCAGAATCCCGGGCGTACAGGTTAATACCAACTCCGGTCGTCCGGGTGGTCAGACCAACGTACGTATCCGCGGTTTCAGCTCCATCAACACCACCAGTAACCCACTGTATGTGATCGATGGAGTAGTCATTCCGGTAGGTGCGCAAACGCAGAACAGTAACGCGATTGACTTCCTTAACCCGAATGAGATCGCTTCTGTGGAAGTACTGAAAGATGCATCTTCTACCGCAATTTATGGTGCGAGAGGTGCGAATGGTGTTATCCTCGTTACTACTAAAAGAGGTAATGCGAGCGGTAGCCGTGTAACTTATGACGCAGGTCTGTCCTACAACATTCCTGGTCCTCACAGAGTAGAAATGCTCAATGCAAGAGAATATATGCAGGTAGAAGACCTGGCCTGGAAAAATGCTGAGATCTATGATCCGGTAGGTTGGGCTGCAGGTAACTACGTGTCCAAAGATCCAAAGATCAAACGTTCAAATCCACTGTTGTTCGACAGCAATGGTAATCCACTGTACGATACTGACTGGTTCAAAGAATCAGTACAGAAAAAAGTATCTCACAGCCATCAGCTGGGCTTCACCGGTGGTGATGAAAACAGCCAGTTCGGTCTCTTCCTGGGTTACAGAAATGACCAGGGTCTGCTCCTGAACTCTTATCTGAAAAGATATTCTGCTCGCTTCACATTCGATAGCCAGATGAAACCTTGGCTGAAAGTGGGTGGTTCACTGGGTTATACCAACCAGGATGAAAACCTGGTAGATATCGGTACCGGTGGTCTGAACTCCGTGCGTATGATCACAGAAGCACTGCCTTTCCTGCCTGTAAAAATGCCGGACGGCACATACAGCAATAACAAACTGTATCCTGGTGCTGAAGGTGGTTCTAACCCTGTTCACATCCTGACTGACCGTAAATACGTTCTCCAGACGCAGAATGTACTGGGTAATGCCTACGCAACAATCTCCCTGGCAAAAGGCCTGGAATTCCGCAGTGTGGTAGGTGCTAACGTAGTGACCCGTGGCAGAAACGAGTGGAACGGCCGCTCCCTGCTGGATATCTCTGCTACACAGAAAGGTATTGCGATCGTAGCGAATGACAGAGAAACTTACTGGTCTTTCGAAAACTACCTGACTTATAACAAACGTTTCAATCAGGTACACTCCATCAGCGCACTCGCTGGTCTTGGCTGGCAGAAAGATAACATCTTTGGTTTCAACGTACGTGGTGAGAACTTCTCTACCGACTACTTCCAGACCAACAGTATCGGTTCTGCAGGTCTGATCCCTTCTTCCGGCGCTGCTTCACGTAACCTGGGTTTTGCTTTTAATTCCTACTTCGGTCGTGTAAACTATAGCTACAAAGACAAATACTTAGCAACCATTACAGGTCGTGTGGATGGTTCTTCCAAATTTGGTCCTAACAACAAATATGCGATCTTCCCGTCTGGTGCATTGGCATGGCGTGTGTCTGAAGAGCCTTTCCTGAAAGGTAATCCGACCATCTCTACGCTGAAAGTACGTACCAGCTACGGCCTGACAGGTAACTCTGAGATCGATCCATATAGCTCTTTGTCCCTGCTGGCTGCAAACAACGACTACGCTTTCCCGCTGAATGGTCAGAAAGTACAGGGTGTTGGTACAAACAGACTCGCAAACGAAGACCTGAAATGGGAAAAAACTGCGCAGTATGATTTCGGTGTGGAACTGGGTCTGTTGAAAAACAGAATCTCCCTGGAAGCCGATGTATACTACAGAAAAACTACGGACATGTTGCTCGAAGCACCGGTGCCTACTACCAGCGGTTATACCATTATCCGCAAAAACATCGGTTCTATGGAGAACAAAGGTCTTGAAATCGGTATCAACAGCGTGAACGTTGAAACAAAAGACTTCACCTGGACCACTACCTTTAACATCTCTTTCAACAAAAATAAAATCCTGGCTCTCGCTACTCCTGCCGACGTATTCGGCGTGGGTGGTCCAAACTTCACCAACCAGACAAACATCCTCCGTGTAGGACAACCTGTAGGTTCCTTCTGGGGCCTGGTACGTGAAGGTACCTGGAGCACTAAAGAAGCAGCTGAAGCAGCACAGTTTAAAGACTACCGTGGTGGTAAACCAATCCTGCCTGGCGATATCAAATACCGTGATGTAAACGGCGACCACGCGATCAATGACGCTGACCGTATGATCATCGGTAATGGTAACCCTGACGGATGGGGTGGTTTCTTCAACACCTTCAAGTACAAAAACCTGGATCTGACGATCGAGTTACAGTTCGTATACGGTAACGATGTACTGAACATGACTCACCACTCCGGTGAAGACCGTACAGGTCTGGCAAACAGCTTCAAATCAGTACTGAACTACTGGACAGAAGATCACCAGAACACTGATATCGCCGCTCCACGTGATCCGGCTGCTGGTTATGTAACCAACGTTGATACCCGCTGGGTAGAAAATGGTTCATTCCTGCGTGGTAGAAACCTGGGTCTGGGTTACAACTTCTCACCAGAATCTCTGAAAAGACTGCACCTCTCTAAACTGAGACTGTATGCATCTGTTCAGAACTTCTTCCTGGTTACGAAGTTCAGTGGTAATGATCCGGAAGTTAGTACTTATACCCAGCCATTCGCACAGGGTCAGACTTTCTTCGATTATCCCAAACCAACCACGTTCCAGCTGGGCGCTAACGTTGCGTTCTAA
- a CDS encoding RagB/SusD family nutrient uptake outer membrane protein, protein MKNYIKKTAFGILLGSSLFMTGCSNFLDEQDPSNLSPDSYYTIPEHADAAVYAAYARARFIGSGAGIFSANFQMLEAPTGTITTATAQNSDLNNLLGLVYDGDNLHVRQWWTGAYRVIAQANLALEKIPGINPMDEAQKKRTLGEASFMRAWAYFYVVRLWGDAPLILKPQTASSPDFYPTRTSTEEVYNQIIADLKTAEAAGLPWMDASGRVGLAAIKTELAKVYLTMAGAPLNKGTEYYKLAADKAKEVLDYSVANPTVVNLFTNYDDLHSVTQNNRMEHLFEIQYLADIEGNPMQSLMLPNNSLAKNISAYGSGVGSSVPTVSFYNSYKKYNPTDKRTDEQQFFFTSYFVDGSGAVFPLGAPYLFKFFDVACHGAPGKPGTGRSNLNMPQIRFAETLLIYAEAQNQADGSPNATSYDALNRVRGRANLGALSGLTKATFEEAVWRERWHEFAYEGIVWFDMVRLKKVYNEDTNGFDNFTGHVNKNSGATLADKHLLFPLPIQEIRNNPNLRPQNPGYGS, encoded by the coding sequence ATGAAGAACTACATTAAGAAAACCGCATTCGGCATATTACTCGGAAGCAGCCTGTTTATGACCGGTTGCTCCAACTTCCTGGATGAACAGGATCCATCCAACCTGTCGCCAGACAGCTATTACACCATACCGGAACACGCAGATGCTGCCGTATATGCGGCTTATGCACGTGCCCGTTTTATCGGTAGCGGTGCAGGTATCTTCTCTGCCAACTTCCAGATGCTGGAAGCGCCAACCGGAACTATCACTACTGCAACAGCGCAGAACTCCGATCTGAACAACCTGTTAGGTCTGGTATATGATGGTGATAACCTGCATGTAAGACAATGGTGGACTGGCGCTTACAGAGTGATTGCACAGGCCAACCTGGCACTGGAAAAGATCCCTGGCATCAATCCAATGGATGAAGCACAAAAGAAAAGAACACTGGGTGAAGCCAGCTTCATGCGTGCATGGGCTTACTTCTATGTCGTAAGACTGTGGGGTGATGCACCACTGATCCTGAAACCACAAACAGCAAGTTCTCCTGATTTCTATCCTACACGTACTTCTACTGAAGAAGTGTACAACCAGATCATTGCCGACCTGAAAACAGCGGAGGCAGCCGGTCTGCCATGGATGGACGCATCCGGAAGGGTAGGTCTTGCCGCTATCAAAACTGAGCTGGCAAAAGTATACCTGACAATGGCCGGTGCGCCGCTGAACAAGGGTACTGAGTATTACAAACTCGCCGCAGATAAAGCGAAAGAAGTACTGGATTATTCAGTAGCAAATCCAACGGTTGTAAATCTGTTCACCAACTATGACGATCTGCATTCTGTAACACAGAACAACAGAATGGAACACCTGTTTGAAATACAGTACCTGGCTGATATCGAGGGTAACCCGATGCAGTCCCTGATGCTGCCAAACAACTCCCTGGCTAAAAACATCTCTGCATATGGTAGTGGTGTAGGTAGCTCTGTTCCAACAGTATCTTTCTACAATTCTTATAAGAAGTATAATCCGACTGACAAACGTACCGACGAACAGCAGTTCTTCTTTACTTCTTACTTTGTAGATGGTTCGGGGGCAGTGTTCCCACTGGGTGCTCCTTATCTCTTCAAATTCTTTGACGTAGCTTGTCACGGCGCCCCTGGTAAACCAGGTACAGGTAGAAGTAACCTGAACATGCCACAGATCCGTTTCGCAGAAACACTGCTGATCTATGCGGAAGCACAGAACCAGGCAGACGGATCACCAAATGCAACATCTTATGATGCACTGAACCGCGTACGTGGCAGAGCTAATCTTGGTGCATTATCAGGTCTGACAAAAGCAACTTTCGAAGAAGCAGTATGGCGTGAGCGTTGGCATGAATTTGCCTATGAAGGCATCGTTTGGTTTGACATGGTGCGTCTGAAAAAAGTGTACAACGAAGACACCAACGGTTTCGACAACTTCACAGGACACGTTAACAAGAACTCCGGTGCTACTCTCGCAGATAAACACCTGCTGTTCCCATTGCCGATCCAGGAAATTCGTAACAACCCGAATCTGAGACCTCAGAATCCAGGTTACGGTTCCTAA
- the map gene encoding type I methionyl aminopeptidase produces MSITSNADISGMEAVSEAVGITLKKMREYAAPGMSTRELDEYGGRLLSELGARSAPKLTYGFPGWTCISLNNEVAHGIPSEHKILKEGDLINVDVSAELNGYWGDNGGSFVLGEDIHNHNPLVNASKLILQKAINEIRGGVKIADVGDLIERSAKKMGYRVIKNLVGHGIGRSLHEEPKEIPNYYDRRNKNRFHKNSVVAIETFISTKASYAYDMGDGWTLVTNDGSFVAQHEHTIIVTDGKPVILTASNGIWS; encoded by the coding sequence ATGTCAATTACATCCAATGCAGATATTTCCGGTATGGAGGCCGTAAGCGAGGCAGTAGGTATTACACTGAAGAAAATGCGGGAATACGCAGCGCCGGGCATGTCTACGAGAGAACTGGATGAATATGGAGGAAGACTGCTCAGTGAACTGGGAGCAAGATCTGCTCCGAAGCTGACTTACGGTTTCCCTGGATGGACCTGTATCAGCCTGAATAACGAAGTAGCGCATGGTATTCCATCTGAACATAAGATCCTGAAAGAAGGAGATCTGATCAACGTAGATGTATCTGCAGAGCTGAATGGTTACTGGGGTGATAACGGCGGATCATTTGTATTGGGAGAAGATATTCACAATCATAATCCATTGGTGAACGCGTCCAAACTGATCTTACAGAAAGCGATCAATGAAATCAGAGGGGGTGTGAAGATCGCGGATGTGGGTGATCTGATAGAAAGATCTGCAAAAAAAATGGGTTACAGGGTGATTAAGAATCTGGTGGGTCATGGCATTGGCAGAAGCCTGCATGAAGAACCTAAAGAGATCCCTAATTACTACGATCGCAGAAATAAGAACCGCTTCCATAAAAACAGTGTAGTGGCTATAGAAACATTTATCTCTACAAAGGCATCTTATGCCTATGATATGGGAGATGGCTGGACATTGGTGACCAATGACGGCAGCTTTGTAGCGCAGCATGAACACACGATCATTGTAACGGATGGCAAGCCAGTGATACTGACAGCCTCCAACGGCATCTGGTCTTAA
- the tmk gene encoding dTMP kinase has protein sequence MQNNSRFIAIEGLDGAGKSTQINLLQQFFNQQGIETRFVHFPIVQEGVFGEMIAKFLRGEFGDVKDVHPQLVALLFAEDRKAFSHTINEWLASGYVVLVDRYVLSNIAFQCAKLKTDKEKQELRDWINMFEYEYNRIPQPDLSVYLDVPFSHTEQALARRRSGEDRKYLNGKDDIHEKDFSLQLAVKREYEILADTDATVTKIVCYDQDNKMRSVEEIHAAIIHNITK, from the coding sequence ATGCAAAACAACAGCAGGTTTATAGCCATCGAAGGATTGGACGGAGCGGGCAAGTCCACACAGATCAATTTACTTCAACAGTTTTTCAACCAACAGGGTATAGAAACGAGGTTCGTACATTTTCCTATTGTACAGGAAGGCGTTTTTGGTGAAATGATCGCCAAATTCCTCAGGGGCGAGTTCGGAGATGTAAAAGACGTTCACCCGCAACTGGTAGCGCTGTTATTTGCAGAAGACAGAAAGGCTTTTTCACACACCATCAATGAATGGCTGGCCAGCGGATATGTAGTGTTGGTAGATCGCTATGTATTATCCAATATCGCTTTCCAGTGTGCAAAGCTGAAAACGGACAAAGAGAAACAAGAGCTGCGTGATTGGATCAATATGTTTGAATATGAATACAACCGTATTCCTCAGCCGGATCTTTCTGTGTACCTGGATGTTCCTTTCTCCCATACCGAACAGGCATTAGCCCGGCGTCGATCCGGAGAAGACAGGAAATACCTGAATGGAAAAGACGATATACATGAGAAAGATTTTTCCTTACAGCTGGCGGTAAAACGTGAGTATGAAATATTAGCGGATACAGACGCGACCGTGACGAAAATCGTTTGTTACGATCAGGACAATAAAATGCGATCTGTTGAAGAGATCCACGCAGCCATCATTCATAACATTACTAAATAA